The window TGAAATGTTAGATTTACAAACGGGTAAATGCCAATTTATCTTGGCGTCCTTAGCGGGCTATGATCCTAAAGAAGGTCGCCGTCAACGAATTGGTACAAAATATCCAACCGTTACGAAACAGTACTTTGGAGCTCAAGACGTGGAAATCATCAAAATTGAAGGCTCCGTTGAGCTAGCCCCACTTGTAGGACTAGCAGATGCTATCGTAGATATTACGGAAACGGGTACCACTTTGCGTGAAAACAATCTAGAAATCTTCGATTGGCTACAGCCCATATCTACACGCTTAGTAGCAAATCCATTAGCATTAAAACAAAAGAGAAATACCATTTTTAAGCTCATAGATCAGCTTTTAGAAGCAATTAATAAAAATTAATAAATAAGATGTAGAGTGAATCATATATTTAACAAGCAATACGAATAGCTTAAGTAGGAAGAAGGATGACAGATGAAAATATATAAGGAATCATTAGATACGATGCTTGCCATCGTACGGAATTACACACAGCAAACCACAGATATGGAAATCGAGCGTCGGGTGTACGATATCATTGCTGATGTCCGCACTAACGGTGATGCGGCGCTCAAAGCGTATTCTGAAAAATTTGACGGCGTTTCCATTGAAGATTTCAAGGTGCCTCAAGAGGAAATCAACGCAGCTTATGAGTCTTTATCTGATGATTTGAAAGCCGCATTATTAAAGGCAAAGGCAAACATTACAGAATTCCACAGCCGTGAAATCGAGCAGGGCTTTGTGGACATGGATACACCGGGTATCATCCGCGGTCAAAAGGTGATTCCCTTGGCTCGCGTTGGTCTCTACGTCCCTGGAGGTACAGCCGCGTACCCTTCGACCATTATCATGACTGCTTTGCCTGCAAAAATCGCAGGGGTGAGAGAAATCGTTATGGTTACGCCCCCTCAAAAGGATGGCATTAATCCTGCCGTATTAGGTGCTGCAAAGCTTGCCGGCGTTGATGCGGTATATCAAGTGGGCGGTGCCCAAGGTGTGGCGGCCCTTGCTTATGGTACGGAAACGATTCCAAAGGTAGATAAAATCGTAGGCCCTGGCAATATTTACGTGGCAACGGCGAAACGTCAAGTATTTGGCCAAGTCGATATCGACATGATTGCGGGTCCAAGTGAAATCGGTGTTATCGCCGATGACAGCGCAAATCCAGTTCACCTCGCAGCAGATCTCTTATCTCAAGCTGAACATGATCCTCGTGCGCGCGCTATTATGGTGACTACTAGTGAAAGTTTAGCAAATGCCGTATCCGATGAGGTGGAACGTCAACTTAAATTGTTACCTCGTGAAAGTATCGCTCGTCCAGCTATTGAAAACAACAGTTATATTGCCATTATGGACAGCATTGAAGACATGTTCACGGTGATGAACGAAGTGGCGCCAGAGCATTTGGAAATCCAATTGCCAGATCCAATGAATTACATGAGCCTCGTTCAAAATGCAGGCTCCGTATTCCTCGGCGCTTATGCGTCTGAACCATTGGGCGATTATGTAGGTGGTACGAACCACGTATTGCCTACTAGTGGTACGGCGCGATTCTCATCTCCGTTAGGCGTATATGACTTTGTGAAACGTACATCTTTCACACAATTTACAAAAGAACGTTTAGAAGAAGTGGCAAAACACATTACTACATTGGCTCGTACGGAAGGTCTCGAAGCGCATGCTCGTGCCATCGAAGTACGATTTGAAAAATAGCTTATAAAAAATATTAGAAAATAAATTTGGTATCTATATTTATATGTGTATTTAAAATATACAGTGAAAACATAGATTAGAAATATAGATTATAAAAATAGATTTGAAGTATAGAGGTCGTTATGATACGCACAGGTACGGTGCAACGCACCACTCAAGAAACAGATATTACAGTAGAAATTACCCTTGATGGGGCACAAACAAGCTCCATATCCACAGGGATTGGCTTTTTTGACCACATGTTGACGCTATTGGCGAAGCACGGCCGTTTTGAACTTATGGTAGAGGCAAAGGGCGATACATATGTGGATGCTCATCATACGGTTGAGGACGTTGGACTTGCATTAGGTCAGGCCTTGGTGAAAGCTCTTGGCGATAAGGCTGGTATCGAGCGCTATGGCGATGCTTGGGTTCCTATGGATGAAGCATTGACGCAAGTTGTAATCGATTTGAGCGGTCGTCCATACCTCGTTTTCCAAGGGGAATGGAGTACGCCGATTCTAGGTGGCAACTTTGAAACAGAGTTGGTGGAGGATTTCTTCCAAGCTCTTGCGATGAGCGCTGCTATGAACTTACATGTGCGCAATTTATATGGTCGCAATACACACCACATTATTGAAAGCATGTTTAAGGCAACGGGCCGTGCGTTGCGCAAAGCAGTTACTATCAACCCAGATATCCAAGGCGTAAATTCTACAAAGGGCGTTATTTAATACAGTCATTTAATAAAGGAGAACCTATGATTTTTCCAGCTATAGATTTACAAGATGGGCGCAGTGTTCGTCTTTATAAAGGCGATTTTGCACAGGAAACGGTCATCAACCCTGATCCAGTAGACCAAGCGAAACAATATGAAGCAGCTAAGGTTGGAGCCTTGCACCTCGTTGATTTAGATGGAGCCAAGGCGGGTAAGCCTGTAAATGTAGACATTGTAAAAGCAGTGCGTGCAGCTTTCACAGGCATCCTTGAAATTGGAGGCGGCATTCGAGATAAAGAGGCCGTTGACCTCTATTTAGGATTGGGCGTAGATCGCGTTATCTTAGGATCTGTAGCGCTTAAAAATCCGGAGCTTACAAAGCAGGTTATCACTGAATACGGTGCGGAGCGCATCGTTATCGGTGTAGATGGAAAAAATGGCAAGGTCGCCGCTGAAGGTTGGCTCGACCAATCCGACGTGCCGATGACCGATTTAATTGGTGCCATGGTTGAAGGTGGGGCAAAGTATTTTATCGTTACCGATGTAGACCGAGACGGTACGATGCAGGGTGCCAATGAAGAGTTACTTGGAAATTTGCAAAAAGAATTCTCTACAGCACGCATCGTTGCCTCTGGGGGTGTTCGTAATTTGGCAGATATTAAATCCCTTGAACAAAAAGGCGTTATGGATAGCATCGTTGGTAAGGCTCTGTATGAGGGCTCGATTACACTAGAGGAAATCGCCGAGTACAATCAGCAGAAATAATAGAAATGATTGTGATGCTCTCAAATTAATTATTGATCGCAACCAATGGAATATATTGAGTGACACTCGATGGAAAGGAGCTTTATGTTAGCGAAAC of the Veillonella parvula genome contains:
- the hisD gene encoding histidinol dehydrogenase; protein product: MKIYKESLDTMLAIVRNYTQQTTDMEIERRVYDIIADVRTNGDAALKAYSEKFDGVSIEDFKVPQEEINAAYESLSDDLKAALLKAKANITEFHSREIEQGFVDMDTPGIIRGQKVIPLARVGLYVPGGTAAYPSTIIMTALPAKIAGVREIVMVTPPQKDGINPAVLGAAKLAGVDAVYQVGGAQGVAALAYGTETIPKVDKIVGPGNIYVATAKRQVFGQVDIDMIAGPSEIGVIADDSANPVHLAADLLSQAEHDPRARAIMVTTSESLANAVSDEVERQLKLLPRESIARPAIENNSYIAIMDSIEDMFTVMNEVAPEHLEIQLPDPMNYMSLVQNAGSVFLGAYASEPLGDYVGGTNHVLPTSGTARFSSPLGVYDFVKRTSFTQFTKERLEEVAKHITTLARTEGLEAHARAIEVRFEK
- the hisB gene encoding imidazoleglycerol-phosphate dehydratase HisB codes for the protein MIRTGTVQRTTQETDITVEITLDGAQTSSISTGIGFFDHMLTLLAKHGRFELMVEAKGDTYVDAHHTVEDVGLALGQALVKALGDKAGIERYGDAWVPMDEALTQVVIDLSGRPYLVFQGEWSTPILGGNFETELVEDFFQALAMSAAMNLHVRNLYGRNTHHIIESMFKATGRALRKAVTINPDIQGVNSTKGVI
- the hisA gene encoding 1-(5-phosphoribosyl)-5-[(5-phosphoribosylamino)methylideneamino]imidazole-4-carboxamide isomerase, which gives rise to MIFPAIDLQDGRSVRLYKGDFAQETVINPDPVDQAKQYEAAKVGALHLVDLDGAKAGKPVNVDIVKAVRAAFTGILEIGGGIRDKEAVDLYLGLGVDRVILGSVALKNPELTKQVITEYGAERIVIGVDGKNGKVAAEGWLDQSDVPMTDLIGAMVEGGAKYFIVTDVDRDGTMQGANEELLGNLQKEFSTARIVASGGVRNLADIKSLEQKGVMDSIVGKALYEGSITLEEIAEYNQQK